A genomic stretch from Haloferax sp. Atlit-12N includes:
- a CDS encoding cold-shock protein: MAKGKVAFFKSSGGYGFIETEDHDDDVFFHMEDIEGPDLEEGQEVEFDIEEADKGPRATNVTRL, from the coding sequence ATGGCGAAAGGTAAGGTTGCATTCTTCAAGTCCTCCGGCGGATACGGCTTCATCGAGACCGAAGACCACGACGACGACGTGTTCTTCCACATGGAGGACATCGAGGGCCCCGACCTCGAAGAGGGTCAGGAAGTGGAGTTCGACATCGAGGAGGCCGACAAAGGCCCGCGGGCGACGAACGTCACGCGACTCTGA
- a CDS encoding peroxidase-related enzyme (This protein belongs to a clade of uncharacterized proteins related to peroxidases such as the alkylhydroperoxidase AhpD.), giving the protein MDDDAMRRFPVPDRDDLPDDLRERIDDETERAGFTPNVFAAFAYKPSHFRPFFEYHDALVEDTDLERHEVEMIIVAVSGVNHCHYCNVAHGALVRIYAKDPLLADQLVANYRTADIPEKHKTMLDVAVKLTESPVEVGEDDLQRLRDAGFSEEAIWDIGAVTAFFNLSNRMAMFADMRPNEEFHTLGREPRDD; this is encoded by the coding sequence ATGGACGACGACGCTATGCGCCGGTTCCCGGTGCCCGACCGCGACGACCTCCCGGACGACCTGCGCGAGCGCATCGACGACGAGACCGAGCGCGCCGGCTTCACGCCGAACGTCTTCGCCGCCTTCGCGTACAAGCCCTCGCACTTCCGCCCCTTTTTCGAGTACCACGACGCCCTCGTCGAGGACACCGACCTCGAACGCCACGAGGTGGAGATGATAATCGTGGCCGTCTCCGGCGTCAACCACTGTCACTACTGCAACGTCGCCCACGGGGCGCTGGTCCGCATCTACGCGAAAGACCCGCTGCTCGCGGACCAACTGGTCGCCAACTACCGCACCGCCGATATCCCCGAGAAACACAAGACGATGCTGGACGTGGCGGTCAAACTCACCGAGTCGCCCGTCGAGGTCGGCGAGGACGACCTGCAGCGACTCCGCGACGCCGGCTTCTCCGAGGAGGCGATATGGGACATCGGCGCGGTCACGGCCTTCTTCAACCTCAGCAACCGCATGGCGATGTTCGCGGATATGCGACCGAACGAGGAGTTCCACACGCTCGGCCGAGAGCCGCGCGACGACTGA
- a CDS encoding metal-dependent hydrolase, which translates to MYRFGHWGVSLLVFAPLGFALVQAGRPELAFVAGAAMCWLAMLPDYDMRVPGISHRGPTHTVLFAALVGGVGGGGAYLLASNAGQPEAAATALGAFGFAVGALTILAHLLADVLTPAGIRPLWPLSSRKFTLSLWTADNTVANYGLFAVGVFAVAAAAYLSVAL; encoded by the coding sequence ATGTACCGATTCGGTCACTGGGGCGTCTCGCTCCTCGTGTTCGCCCCGCTCGGCTTCGCACTCGTGCAGGCCGGCCGTCCCGAACTCGCCTTCGTCGCCGGCGCGGCGATGTGTTGGCTGGCGATGCTCCCCGACTACGACATGCGCGTCCCCGGTATCTCCCACCGCGGGCCGACCCACACCGTCCTCTTTGCCGCCCTCGTCGGCGGCGTCGGCGGCGGTGGCGCGTACCTCCTCGCCAGCAACGCGGGCCAACCCGAGGCCGCGGCGACGGCGCTCGGCGCGTTCGGCTTCGCCGTGGGCGCGCTCACCATCCTCGCACACCTCTTGGCCGACGTGCTCACGCCGGCCGGCATCCGCCCCCTGTGGCCGCTTTCGTCCCGGAAGTTCACGCTCTCGCTGTGGACCGCGGACAACACCGTCGCCAACTACGGCCTGTTCGCCGTCGGCGTGTTCGCGGTGGCCGCGGCGGCGTACCTCTCGGTCGCGCTCTGA
- a CDS encoding mechanosensitive ion channel family protein has protein sequence MSQHLSSFLSGLSALEVTALVLLISVGGAFVMEMVVIRLLFQYTSRTETSLDNIVVQELRWPIVVTVSLTGIFLFSRAPAVAEALVVDAATLNDFFGLPSLSVGIVVWAWALNRLVNRLVDAVKDKGSRYDFAPVFSNVWTIVVSVGTIGALLYIWGIEITPLFAGAGIAGIAVGFAAKDTVANFFGGIALYFDDTYKIGDYVVLDSGEAGTVVKVGIRSTTLLTRDELLVTVPNSVLNAAKIINESAPNRRRRLKVPVGVAYGTDVDELEELLTDIALDEPLVLDSPRPRPRFRRFGPDALEYELVCWVNSPLKRGKATHNLNREIYKRLNDAGIGIPFPQRDVHVHSADTEATRQSPAAGLSNGGVRHPARAREATGEGMADEVADADADVEAEADEDDSADDE, from the coding sequence ATGAGCCAACACCTCTCGTCGTTTCTCTCGGGCCTGTCGGCGCTTGAGGTGACGGCCCTCGTGCTTCTCATCTCGGTCGGCGGCGCGTTCGTCATGGAGATGGTGGTCATCCGCCTCCTGTTTCAGTACACCAGCCGAACCGAGACCTCGCTCGACAACATCGTCGTCCAAGAGCTTCGGTGGCCCATCGTCGTCACCGTCTCGTTGACCGGCATCTTCCTGTTTTCGAGAGCCCCGGCGGTCGCCGAGGCGCTCGTCGTCGACGCGGCGACGCTCAACGACTTCTTCGGCCTGCCGTCGCTGTCCGTCGGCATCGTCGTCTGGGCGTGGGCGCTCAACCGCCTCGTCAACCGCCTCGTCGACGCGGTCAAAGACAAGGGCAGTCGCTACGACTTCGCGCCCGTCTTCTCGAACGTCTGGACCATCGTCGTCTCCGTCGGCACTATCGGCGCGCTCTTGTACATCTGGGGCATCGAAATCACGCCGCTTTTCGCCGGCGCGGGCATCGCCGGCATCGCCGTCGGCTTCGCCGCCAAAGACACCGTCGCCAACTTCTTCGGCGGCATCGCGCTGTACTTCGACGACACCTACAAAATCGGCGACTACGTCGTCCTCGACTCCGGCGAGGCGGGCACCGTCGTCAAGGTCGGCATCCGCTCGACCACGCTTCTCACCCGCGACGAACTGCTCGTGACGGTTCCGAACTCGGTGCTCAACGCCGCGAAAATCATCAACGAGTCCGCGCCGAACCGGCGGCGTCGGCTGAAAGTCCCGGTCGGCGTCGCCTACGGCACCGACGTGGACGAACTCGAAGAGCTCCTGACCGATATCGCCCTCGACGAGCCGTTGGTCCTCGACAGCCCCCGCCCGCGGCCGCGGTTCCGCCGGTTCGGCCCCGACGCGCTGGAGTACGAACTCGTCTGTTGGGTCAACAGCCCGCTCAAGCGCGGGAAGGCGACGCACAACCTCAACCGCGAGATATACAAGCGCCTCAACGACGCGGGCATCGGGATACCGTTCCCCCAGCGGGACGTGCACGTCCACTCGGCCGACACCGAGGCGACCCGGCAGTCGCCCGCGGCCGGACTCTCGAACGGCGGTGTCCGGCACCCCGCTCGCGCCCGAGAGGCGACCGGCGAGGGGATGGCCGACGAAGTCGCGGACGCGGACGCGGACGTGGAAGCGGAAGCGGACGAAGACGACAGCGCCGACGACGAGTGA
- a CDS encoding uracil-xanthine permease family protein, which produces MVVTDDSSSSSFVQYGIDDKPPLPTALLLGAQHYLTMVGANIAVPLILAGALGMPADVIPRFVGTFFVVSGIATLMQTTFGNRYPIVQGAPFSMLAPALAVIGVATATDQSGVAWQSALLQLQGAIIVAAVVEVFVGYFGLLGRLRKFISPVVIAPTIALIGLSLFNAPQVASATNNWWLLGLTLALIVLFSQYLDTAHPAFKLFPVLLGVIVSYVVAAGLSVAGVIAPGAAGYVNLQTVIEAPALMPIYPLQWGFAGGAGTTTVALPVVGSVAFGIPQFTTSFIIGMLAGVAASMVESFGDYHAVARLSGVGAPSERRINHGIGMEGVMNVFSAVMGGSGSTSYSENIGAIGLTGVASRYVVQVGAVVMLIMGFVGYFGQLIATIPDPIVGGLYVAMFGQIVAVGLSNLKYVDLDSSRNVFIVGVAMFAGLAVPAYMGNVGSAAAFREGMRQVALVGPVLGTQLVADTVFVIGSTGMAVGGLIAFFFDNTIAGTRAERGLEEWEDTVEDDGDFESALDRFRGDESATAD; this is translated from the coding sequence ATGGTCGTGACGGACGACTCCTCTTCCTCCTCGTTCGTGCAGTACGGTATCGACGACAAACCACCCCTTCCAACCGCTCTCCTTCTCGGCGCCCAACACTACCTCACCATGGTGGGCGCGAACATCGCCGTCCCCCTCATCCTCGCCGGAGCCCTCGGCATGCCCGCCGACGTGATTCCGCGGTTCGTCGGGACGTTCTTCGTCGTCTCCGGCATCGCGACGCTGATGCAGACGACGTTCGGGAACCGCTACCCCATCGTGCAGGGCGCGCCCTTCTCGATGCTCGCGCCGGCGCTCGCCGTCATCGGCGTGGCGACGGCGACTGACCAGTCGGGCGTCGCGTGGCAGAGCGCGCTCCTGCAACTGCAGGGTGCGATTATCGTCGCGGCCGTCGTCGAGGTGTTCGTCGGCTACTTCGGCCTGCTCGGACGCCTTCGGAAGTTCATCTCGCCGGTCGTCATCGCGCCGACCATCGCGCTCATCGGGCTGTCGCTTTTCAATGCCCCGCAGGTCGCGTCGGCGACCAACAACTGGTGGCTCCTCGGCCTGACGCTCGCGCTCATCGTCCTGTTCTCGCAGTACCTCGACACCGCGCACCCGGCGTTCAAGCTGTTCCCGGTGCTGCTCGGCGTCATCGTCTCGTACGTCGTCGCCGCCGGCCTCTCGGTCGCGGGCGTCATCGCCCCCGGCGCGGCGGGCTACGTGAACCTCCAGACGGTCATCGAGGCCCCGGCGCTCATGCCCATCTACCCCCTGCAGTGGGGCTTCGCGGGCGGCGCGGGGACGACGACCGTCGCGCTCCCCGTCGTGGGCTCGGTCGCCTTCGGCATCCCGCAGTTCACCACCTCGTTCATCATCGGGATGCTCGCGGGCGTCGCGGCCTCGATGGTCGAGTCCTTCGGCGACTACCACGCCGTCGCCCGGCTCTCGGGCGTCGGCGCGCCCTCCGAGCGCCGCATCAACCACGGCATCGGCATGGAGGGCGTGATGAACGTCTTCTCGGCCGTCATGGGCGGTAGCGGCTCGACCTCCTACTCCGAGAACATCGGCGCAATCGGTCTCACGGGCGTGGCCTCCCGCTACGTCGTGCAGGTCGGTGCCGTCGTGATGCTCATCATGGGCTTCGTCGGCTACTTCGGCCAACTCATCGCGACGATACCCGACCCCATCGTCGGTGGCCTCTACGTCGCCATGTTCGGCCAAATCGTCGCCGTTGGCCTCTCGAACCTGAAGTACGTCGACCTCGATTCATCCCGTAACGTGTTCATCGTCGGCGTCGCCATGTTCGCCGGCCTCGCCGTCCCCGCCTACATGGGCAACGTCGGGAGCGCGGCGGCGTTCCGCGAGGGGATGCGGCAGGTCGCGCTCGTCGGCCCCGTCCTCGGAACCCAACTCGTCGCCGACACCGTCTTCGTCATCGGTTCGACCGGTATGGCGGTTGGCGGCCTCATCGCCTTCTTCTTCGACAACACCATCGCGGGGACCCGCGCCGAGCGCGGCCTCGAAGAGTGGGAAGACACCGTCGAAGACGACGGCGACTTCGAGTCGGCGCTGGACCGCTTCCGCGGCGACGAGTCGGCGACGGCCGACTGA
- a CDS encoding MFS transporter: protein MTDRHGRSKTGNRDRWLFGWALGYAAVGASSLVVPLYAIELGASALFVGLIAATAAFAGAPGAVLWGRLAARAKRRRPFILVALVATAGALFLTATVSSPAAVLVANALLWFVVAAAAPVLNLIVVEGVPSKEWDRRFGVLNHYQGYGWLGGLVVGAVWSALAPRLFGLDALAVQRRFLVAAAVAAALGAVLVRVWYPERSTLSARRFAHISASIRRQSGLVGRSVRAVPYGPSRLYWALQSLDLDDLRTRMSPELLRYLAAATLFFVGFSVFFGPLPAYLVGSGRTADEVFVLFVLSSLGSAVSYAKVGAFAARHDPRRLQAGALATRGLAFPAVAVVGTQFAALAALVTLGATFLVIGVTWAVIAVTATGMVTRLAPDRIRGEALGAYTALSSLGGGVGSALGGFVADAAGYVAAFGLAGVVVGCSLVVVLLTDGRGVAAGEQSLAD from the coding sequence GTGACCGACCGACACGGGCGTTCGAAGACGGGGAACCGCGACCGATGGCTGTTCGGCTGGGCGCTGGGCTACGCCGCGGTGGGCGCGTCGTCGCTCGTCGTCCCGCTGTACGCCATCGAACTGGGAGCGAGCGCGCTGTTCGTCGGCCTCATCGCCGCGACCGCCGCCTTCGCCGGCGCGCCGGGCGCGGTGCTCTGGGGCCGACTGGCCGCCCGCGCGAAGCGCAGGCGACCCTTCATCCTCGTCGCGCTCGTGGCGACCGCGGGCGCGCTCTTCCTCACGGCCACCGTGTCGTCGCCGGCCGCGGTCCTCGTCGCCAACGCCCTGTTGTGGTTCGTCGTCGCCGCGGCCGCGCCGGTGTTGAACCTCATCGTCGTCGAGGGCGTCCCGTCGAAGGAGTGGGACCGTCGCTTCGGCGTCCTCAACCACTACCAGGGGTACGGCTGGCTCGGCGGCCTCGTCGTCGGTGCGGTCTGGTCGGCGCTGGCCCCGCGGCTGTTCGGCCTCGACGCGCTCGCGGTCCAGCGACGGTTCCTCGTCGCGGCCGCGGTCGCCGCCGCGCTCGGTGCCGTCCTCGTCCGCGTCTGGTACCCTGAGCGCTCGACGCTATCGGCGCGACGGTTCGCCCACATCTCGGCCAGTATCCGCCGGCAAAGCGGCCTCGTCGGGCGTTCGGTCCGCGCGGTCCCGTACGGCCCTTCGCGGCTCTACTGGGCGCTCCAGAGCCTCGACCTCGACGACCTCCGGACGCGGATGAGTCCCGAGCTCCTCCGGTACCTCGCGGCCGCGACGCTGTTTTTCGTCGGCTTCTCGGTCTTCTTCGGACCGCTGCCCGCGTACCTCGTCGGCTCCGGCCGGACCGCCGACGAGGTGTTCGTCCTGTTCGTCCTGTCGAGTCTCGGGTCGGCGGTGAGCTACGCGAAGGTCGGCGCGTTCGCGGCGCGGCACGACCCCCGCCGCCTGCAGGCCGGGGCGCTGGCGACCCGCGGACTCGCCTTCCCGGCGGTGGCGGTCGTCGGCACGCAGTTCGCGGCGCTCGCCGCGCTCGTCACGCTCGGCGCGACGTTCCTCGTCATCGGCGTCACGTGGGCGGTCATCGCGGTGACGGCGACCGGGATGGTGACGCGACTCGCGCCCGACCGGATTCGCGGGGAGGCCCTCGGCGCGTACACGGCGCTTTCGAGCCTCGGCGGCGGGGTCGGCTCGGCGCTCGGCGGGTTCGTCGCCGACGCCGCCGGCTACGTCGCCGCGTTCGGCCTCGCGGGCGTCGTCGTGGGCTGTTCGCTCGTCGTGGTGTTACTCACCGACGGGCGGGGCGTCGCGGCGGGAGAGCAGTCGCTCGCCGATTAG
- a CDS encoding chemotaxis protein CheW → MRQDAITTEMSADETDAEDSAEEVQVLEFQLGPETYCVDIEYVSEIVDKGQLTAVPNAPDYVEGVMDLRGRTTSIINPKSLLSIDEEGESKRIVIFDPNKFEDEAATGWLVDEVYQVVRVSMDDVEDPPLEKDDSIEGVIKRDGDLVVWISPVHAIE, encoded by the coding sequence ATGCGACAAGATGCAATCACGACCGAGATGAGCGCGGACGAGACCGACGCGGAGGACTCCGCCGAAGAAGTACAGGTGCTGGAATTCCAACTCGGCCCGGAGACGTACTGCGTCGATATCGAGTACGTGAGCGAAATCGTCGACAAGGGCCAGCTCACGGCGGTGCCGAACGCGCCGGACTACGTCGAGGGCGTGATGGACCTCCGCGGGCGGACCACGTCCATCATCAACCCGAAGTCGCTTCTCAGCATCGACGAGGAGGGCGAGTCGAAGCGCATCGTCATCTTCGACCCCAACAAGTTCGAAGACGAGGCGGCGACCGGCTGGCTCGTCGACGAGGTGTACCAGGTCGTGCGCGTCTCGATGGACGACGTGGAGGACCCGCCGCTCGAAAAAGACGACTCCATCGAGGGCGTCATCAAACGCGACGGCGACCTCGTCGTCTGGATTTCGCCGGTGCACGCCATCGAGTAG
- a CDS encoding chemotaxis response regulator protein-glutamate methylesterase yields MSASAGADPTRAVVVDDSRFMRTLIRTLLEDADVEVVAEAADGREAISVVEANRPDVVTMDIEMPEMNGLDAVEAIMEECPTPVLMLSAHAEEDADVTFEALDRGAVDFVTKPGGEVTSEMPRVKRELVEKIQSAAAVDLSATRRGSRPPKAEPKSAATAGSAPSRSRSTESLPTEGSTLIIGASTGGPNVVERLLAALPEEAGLRVLVVQHMPAGFTKRFAARLDGRCDYEVREASDGERIGPGQIRIAPGGSHLLVTGDRAGRLRLELSDDEPLHGVKPAIDLTMASAAETVDAPLAGVLLTGMGRDGVEGMTRIKRAGGHTVAQDEATSAIFGMPKRAIEAGCVDTVSADGRIADEALSGLTT; encoded by the coding sequence ATGAGCGCGTCCGCCGGCGCGGACCCGACTCGCGCGGTCGTCGTCGACGACTCGCGGTTCATGCGGACGCTGATTCGCACGCTCCTCGAGGACGCGGACGTCGAGGTCGTCGCCGAGGCAGCCGACGGCCGCGAGGCGATTTCGGTGGTCGAGGCGAACCGACCCGACGTGGTGACGATGGACATCGAGATGCCCGAGATGAACGGGCTCGACGCGGTCGAGGCCATCATGGAGGAGTGTCCGACGCCCGTCCTCATGCTCTCGGCGCACGCCGAGGAGGACGCCGACGTGACGTTCGAGGCACTCGACCGGGGGGCGGTCGACTTCGTGACGAAACCGGGCGGCGAAGTCACCTCCGAGATGCCCCGCGTCAAGCGGGAACTGGTCGAGAAGATTCAGTCCGCCGCGGCGGTCGACCTCTCGGCGACGCGCAGGGGCTCTCGTCCGCCGAAGGCGGAGCCGAAGTCGGCGGCGACCGCGGGGTCGGCACCGTCGCGGTCGAGGTCGACCGAGTCGCTGCCGACCGAGGGCTCGACGCTGATTATCGGCGCGTCCACGGGCGGGCCGAACGTCGTCGAGCGGTTGCTCGCGGCGCTCCCCGAGGAGGCCGGTCTCCGCGTGCTGGTCGTCCAGCACATGCCGGCCGGCTTCACGAAGCGCTTCGCGGCGCGGCTCGACGGTCGGTGTGACTACGAGGTCCGCGAGGCGAGCGACGGCGAGCGAATCGGCCCCGGACAGATTCGCATCGCGCCGGGCGGCTCGCACCTCCTCGTGACCGGCGACCGCGCCGGACGCCTCCGGCTCGAACTCTCCGACGACGAGCCGCTTCACGGCGTCAAACCGGCTATCGACCTCACGATGGCGTCGGCCGCGGAGACGGTCGACGCGCCGCTGGCCGGCGTGCTCCTCACCGGCATGGGCCGCGACGGCGTCGAGGGGATGACCCGAATCAAGCGGGCGGGCGGCCACACGGTCGCACAAGACGAAGCGACCTCCGCGATCTTCGGAATGCCGAAGCGGGCCATCGAGGCCGGCTGTGTCGACACCGTCTCGGCCGACGGGCGAATCGCAGACGAAGCACTCAGCGGGCTCACTACCTGA
- a CDS encoding chemotaxis protein CheA, whose amino-acid sequence MDEELYQAFITESEESITQLNNSLLSLESNPDDTEAIDDIFRQAHTLKGNFGAMGFDNAATVAHAVEDLLDEIRHERLDVTAERMDLVFDGMDLIVEILHDIEENGESTIDPTDTVEEIRAAVEDGGDAGNSNPAAPDEADRESVDLDSLAADCVDTDALDATTLTHAHVELDAGQMKGVDAGIFLSSIPEDLDVVGANPNRDAIEDGEYGDGFDLFVAELDATVVESELGGLWKVSTVETTDVSDALAGGDEAADAGDTPAAESEVDAPASDDSEQSVDADGAVDGDSDAVSADAPSVDDGSEGDADEAESTESDEEPESGNEKKKEARSISAVKSVRVDVDQLDELHELVEQLVTSRIKLRNAIDVGQTTALDTLDELDKISSNLQNTVMDMRLIPLKKVFDKFPRLVRDLAREQDKRVSFKVEGADIELDRTILDEISDPLMHVLRNAVDHGIEDPDVREANGKSRTGTIRLSARRQHDTVIVTVEDDGGGINADAVREKAVDKGVATREEVNQMPDSEVYDYIFHPGFSTNDEITDVSGRGVGMDVVKTTVESLDGSVSVESEPGEGSTFNIRLPVSVAIIKVLFVQVEDREFGVPIKYIDEISRRDRVQTVSGAEVIVHEETIFPLIRLREALEIDSPEPDDGMVVRIRPDDRQVALHCDGVTKQEEVVVTPLQGPLSGVGGLSGTAVIGDGNVIPILDVSTLELPADGEQAMREFDPSQLPDTAEEAAD is encoded by the coding sequence ATGGACGAAGAACTCTACCAAGCATTCATCACCGAGAGCGAAGAGAGCATCACGCAGTTGAACAACTCGCTGTTGTCGCTGGAGTCGAACCCGGACGACACCGAGGCCATCGACGACATCTTCCGGCAGGCCCACACGCTGAAGGGGAACTTCGGCGCGATGGGCTTCGACAACGCCGCGACCGTCGCCCACGCCGTCGAGGACCTCCTCGACGAGATTCGCCACGAGCGACTCGACGTGACGGCGGAACGGATGGACCTCGTCTTCGACGGGATGGACCTCATCGTGGAAATCCTCCACGACATCGAGGAAAACGGCGAGTCCACTATCGACCCGACCGACACGGTCGAGGAGATTCGCGCCGCAGTCGAAGACGGAGGTGACGCGGGAAACTCGAACCCGGCGGCGCCTGACGAGGCCGACCGCGAGTCGGTCGACCTCGACTCTCTCGCCGCCGACTGCGTCGATACGGACGCCCTCGACGCGACCACGCTCACTCACGCCCACGTCGAACTCGACGCGGGACAGATGAAGGGCGTCGACGCCGGCATCTTCCTCAGTAGCATCCCCGAGGACCTCGACGTGGTCGGGGCGAACCCGAACCGCGACGCCATCGAAGACGGCGAGTACGGCGACGGTTTCGACCTGTTCGTCGCCGAGCTCGACGCCACCGTCGTCGAGAGCGAACTCGGCGGCCTCTGGAAGGTCTCGACGGTCGAGACCACCGACGTGTCCGACGCGCTCGCCGGCGGCGACGAGGCCGCGGACGCCGGCGACACACCGGCGGCCGAGTCGGAGGTTGACGCCCCGGCATCGGACGACTCCGAACAGTCCGTTGACGCTGACGGCGCTGTCGACGGTGACAGCGACGCGGTATCTGCCGACGCTCCCAGCGTTGACGACGGGAGCGAAGGAGACGCCGACGAGGCCGAGTCGACCGAGAGCGACGAAGAACCGGAGTCAGGCAACGAGAAGAAAAAGGAGGCCCGCTCCATCTCGGCGGTCAAGTCCGTCCGCGTGGACGTCGACCAACTCGACGAACTCCACGAACTCGTCGAGCAGTTGGTCACGAGCCGCATCAAGCTCAGAAACGCCATCGACGTAGGCCAGACGACCGCGCTCGACACGCTCGACGAACTGGACAAAATCTCGTCGAACCTCCAGAACACCGTGATGGACATGCGGCTCATCCCGCTGAAGAAGGTGTTCGACAAGTTCCCCCGACTGGTGCGCGACCTCGCTCGCGAACAGGACAAACGCGTCTCGTTCAAGGTCGAGGGCGCGGACATCGAACTCGACCGCACCATCCTCGACGAGATTTCCGACCCGCTGATGCACGTCCTCCGGAACGCCGTCGACCACGGCATCGAAGACCCCGACGTGCGCGAGGCAAACGGCAAGTCCCGCACGGGGACCATCAGACTCTCCGCGCGCCGCCAACACGACACCGTCATCGTGACCGTCGAGGACGACGGCGGCGGTATCAACGCCGACGCCGTCCGCGAGAAGGCGGTCGACAAGGGCGTGGCGACCCGCGAGGAGGTGAACCAGATGCCCGACAGCGAGGTGTACGACTACATCTTCCACCCCGGCTTTTCGACCAACGACGAAATCACGGACGTGTCCGGCCGCGGCGTCGGCATGGACGTGGTGAAGACGACCGTCGAATCGCTCGACGGCTCGGTATCGGTCGAGAGCGAACCCGGCGAGGGAAGCACGTTCAACATCCGGCTGCCGGTGTCGGTCGCCATCATCAAGGTGCTGTTCGTGCAGGTCGAAGACCGCGAGTTCGGCGTCCCCATCAAGTACATCGACGAGATAAGCCGCCGCGACCGCGTCCAGACGGTCAGCGGCGCGGAGGTCATCGTCCACGAGGAGACCATCTTCCCGCTGATTCGGCTCCGCGAGGCGCTCGAAATCGACTCGCCCGAGCCCGACGACGGCATGGTGGTCCGCATCCGTCCCGACGACAGGCAGGTCGCGCTCCACTGTGACGGCGTGACGAAACAGGAGGAAGTCGTCGTGACGCCACTGCAAGGACCGCTGTCGGGCGTCGGCGGGCTGTCGGGAACGGCCGTCATCGGCGACGGGAACGTCATTCCGATTCTGGACGTCTCGACGCTCGAACTCCCGGCTGACGGCGAGCAAGCGATGCGCGAGTTCGACCCGAGCCAGCTCCCAGACACCGCCGAGGAGGCGGCCGACTGA
- a CDS encoding protein-glutamate O-methyltransferase CheR, translating to MPSSATDDPAFGRLLDYIEDSLQFQTSSYNDAYLDRRVSARMRRRRVDDYESYHDLLTDDEEEQQALLDALSVNVTSFFRNPEVWEALREVLRDLSSRGSRHDPIKIWSAACSDGREAYSLAMLAHDDDRVDERRIEIVGTDIKREILRAARAGEYRASETNDVAEQLDPIGRWERFVDRDDDTFQVKDAVTDMVRFERRDLIREEPPGTFDLVVCRNLFIYINAESKRAVFETLGSALKPDGYLTIGMTETIPPTCRQQFDPVEKRLRIYRASDAAVGR from the coding sequence ATGCCCTCGTCAGCGACCGACGACCCGGCGTTCGGCCGGCTCTTGGACTACATCGAAGACTCCCTGCAGTTCCAGACGAGTTCGTACAACGACGCCTATCTCGACCGCCGAGTCTCCGCGCGGATGCGGCGACGACGCGTCGACGACTACGAGTCGTACCACGACCTCCTCACCGACGACGAGGAAGAACAGCAGGCGCTCCTCGACGCGCTGTCGGTTAACGTGACGAGCTTCTTCCGGAACCCCGAGGTGTGGGAGGCGCTCCGCGAGGTGCTCCGCGACCTGAGTTCGCGGGGGAGCCGTCACGACCCCATCAAGATATGGAGCGCGGCCTGCTCGGACGGCCGCGAGGCCTACTCGCTGGCGATGCTCGCCCACGACGACGACCGCGTCGACGAGCGACGCATCGAAATCGTCGGCACGGACATCAAACGCGAGATTCTCCGCGCCGCCAGAGCGGGCGAGTACCGCGCCTCCGAGACGAACGACGTGGCCGAGCAGCTCGACCCCATCGGCCGCTGGGAGCGCTTCGTCGACCGCGACGACGACACCTTCCAGGTGAAAGACGCCGTCACCGACATGGTCCGATTCGAGCGGCGCGACCTCATCCGCGAGGAGCCGCCGGGGACGTTCGACCTCGTCGTCTGCCGGAACCTGTTCATCTACATCAACGCCGAGTCGAAGCGCGCCGTCTTCGAGACGCTCGGCTCCGCGCTGAAGCCGGACGGCTACCTCACCATCGGCATGACAGAGACCATCCCGCCGACGTGTAGACAGCAGTTCGACCCCGTCGAGAAACGACTCCGCATCTACCGCGCGAGCGACGCCGCGGTCGGGAGGTGA